Proteins from one Cryptomeria japonica chromosome 4, Sugi_1.0, whole genome shotgun sequence genomic window:
- the LOC131874725 gene encoding caffeic acid 3-O-methyltransferase 1-like, with product MASLESSMEAHLQLYEIFLTAAKPMALQAAVLLNIPDIIGSENQLSMEEIASHISASTNKPVHIDYLSRIMRLLASIGVFTEENTVDNRGIPQLKYGPTGLSKLLANNEAQQSCAPTLLFLNQNIMAQAYQFLHDTVIDGSQAFTKANGMNLFEYNSKNPEANRIFNEAMTAQTSSVMASVLKAYGGFKSFKSVVDVGGGAGSAISTIVNEYPHIHGINFDLPHVVRTAAPAKGVQHVEGNMFEKIPSADAVFMKRILHDWDDEHCLKILKNSYDAIPEDGKILIVDAVIDKEKGTKRQVGLMSDLLMMAGCIGGKERTEEEFKDLFHKAGFKSYSIIEIPFYHALIEVSK from the exons ATGGCTTCCTTAGAGTCTTCCATGGAGGCACATCTCCAGCTCTATGAAATATTTCTTACAGCAGCCAAGCCCATGGCCCTTCAAGCAGCTGTCTTGCTTAACATTCCTGACATTATTGGTAGTGAAAACCAGCTCTCCATGGAGGAAATTGCTTCCCATATTTCTgcttccacaaacaaacctgtccACATAGACTACCTTTCTAGAATCATGAGGCTTCTGGCTTCCATTGGAGTCTTTACTGAAGAGAACACAGTGGATAACAGAGGCATTCCTCAATTAAAATATGGCCCAACTGGCCTCTCTAAATTGCTGGCAAATAATGAGGCGCAACAATCTTGTGCGCCCACTCTATTGTTCTTGAATCAAAATATTATGGCACAAGCTTATCAGTTTCTTCATGATACTGTCATAGATGGCAGCCAAGCATTCACCAAGGCCAATGGCATGAACCTTTTCGAGTACAATAGCAAGAATCCTGAGGCAAATAGAATATTCAATGAGGCCATGACTGCTCAGACAAGTTCTGTAATGGCTTCTGTGTTGAAGGCGTATGGTGGTTTCAAGAGCTTCAAGAGTGTGGTCGATGTTGGAGGAGGAGCAGGTTCTGCGATATCTACAATTGTTAATGAATATCCCCATATTCATGGCATCAATTTCGACCTTCCTCATGTTGTAAGGACTGCTGCTCCCGCAAAAG GAGTACAGCATGTGGAGGGTAATATGTTTGAGAAAATTCCATCAGCAGATGCAGTATTCATGAAG AGGATATTGCATGATTGGGATGATGAACattgtttgaaaattttaaagaatagcTATGACGCTATACCAGAAGATGGGAAGATATTAATTGTGGATGCGGTCATTGATAAAGAAAAAGGAACCAAAAGACAAGTGGGACTAATGTCTGATTTATTAATGATGGCTGGTTGCATTGGTGGAAAGGAGAGAACAGAGGAGGAATTTAAGGACTTGTTTCATAAAGCAGGGTTTAAGAGTTATAGTATCATTGAAATACCTTTCTATCATGCACTTATAGAAGTTTCTAAATAG